The following nucleotide sequence is from Deltaproteobacteria bacterium.
CCGCGCAGATGCGCGTGCTGTCCAAGATCCTCACCGATCTCGACAACCGGCTGCTCTCGATCGACTTTTCCATGCTGTCCGACGCGGTGAAATTCGAACTGTTCGGCTCCGTGGACGGCAAGAAGCTGAATATGCGCATCCGCACCGCCGCCGGCGAGCAGGAACAGTCCATCGACATCCAGGGCGACACGGTGCTGCCCGAAACGATTCTCACGCATGCCGTGCGCAAGGGCCTCGCCGTGGGCGACGTGGTGAAGGTGCCGTTTTTCGATCCCACCACATTCTCGTACGCCGACGCCGAGCTGCGCGTCGCGGAAATCACGACGCTGCCCGAGGCCGGAGACGCAAAGGTCTATCACCTGCGAGCGACCTTCATGGGCATCGAAGCCGACGCGTGGGTGGACGCCGAGGGGCGCACGCTGCGCGAGGAGGCGGGTGGCCTGCTCACCAAGATCGAGACGCAGGAGCAGGCGCTCACGGCGGGCTGGAGCGGCGGCGCGAAGGTCGAATCCGATCTCGTCGAGGTCGCGGCGGTCCGCACGCAAACGCCCGTCGAGCGCCCGCGCGACGCGACGAAGCTCGTCCTGAAAATCGGCGGAATCGACCCCGCGAAGTACGGCTTCGCCGATCACCGCCAGACGCTTGACGGTGACGTCGTCACCATCGCGACCGAGGACATCCAACCCTCGACCTACCGCATGCCGATGCGCGACGCGGCCTTCGAGCCGGAACTCAACGCGACGCCGATGATCCAGGTCTTCGATCCGGGCATCAAGGAAAAGGCGCGCGAGATCGTCGGCGAGGTGCGCGACCCGCTTCAGGCGGCGCGCCTCATCCACACGTGGGTGTACAAGACGATCGAGAAAAAGCCGCTCATCTCGATCCCGTCGGCCAGGGACGTGCTCGACATCAAGCGCGGCGATTGCAACGAGCACGCCACGCTCTACACGGCACTCGCGCGCGCGGTCGGCATTCCCACGCGCATCGAGGTCGGCCTCGTCTGGAACAACAACGGCTTTTATTACCACGCGTGGAACGCGGTCTACACGGGCCAGTGGATCTCCATCGATCCCACCTTCGGCCAGTTCCCCGCCGACGCTTCGCACCTGAAGGTGCTGTCGGGCGATCTCGACGCGCAGGTGCCCATCGTTCAGATGGTCGGTCAAATCACCCTCGACGTGCTGGAGGAAAAATGAGTTCGATCCCCCATGCGCCTTCGCCGATGATCCGCGCGCGCGGCCTCGCCAAGGCGTACGACCGGCTCGTCGCGGTCGATCACATCGATCTCGATGTCGCGCCCGGCGAGGTCTACGGCTTTTTGGGCCCGAACGGCGCGGGCAAGACGACGACGATCCGCATGCTCGTCGGCATGATGAAGCCCACGTCGGGCACGGTGGAGATCGACGGCATCGACATCGCGAAAAACCACATCGAGGCGAAATCGCGCATCGGCTTCGTGCCCGACCGCCCCTACATCTACGAAAAACTCACGGCGATGGAGTTCCTGCACTTCGTCGGCGGGCTGTTCCGCATGGAAACGTCCGACATCGTGCGCCGCGGCCAGGAATTGCTGGAGCTGTTCACCATCGATCATGTGGCGAACGAACTCGTCTCGGGCTTTTCCCACGGTATGCGGCAGCGCCTCATCATGGCGTCGGCGTTTCTGCACCGGCCCAAGCTGATCGTCGTGGATGAGCCGATGGTCGGCCTCGACCCGCGCGGCATGAAGCTCGTGAAAAATCTCTTCCGCGAGCAGGCCCGCACCGGCACCACCATCTTCATGAGCACGCACACCCTCGACATCGTCGAAGAGGTTTGCGACCGCGTGGCGATCATCCACAACGGGCGCATCATCGCGACGGGCACGATGGAAGAACTGCGCTCCGAGGCGGGACACTCCGACCGGCTGGAGGAAATCTTCCTTCGGCTCACCGACACCGAAGACATGCCCGACGTGGCGGGCGTGGTGAACGGATAGGACGCGTCGTGATCGACACCTGGCGCCTCGTGCGCGCGAAAACGTGGATCATGCACAACCGGTTCTCGCGGCCCGGCCGCGCCGATCGGTTCAAGTCGATCTTCTTCTTTTCGCTCACGCT
It contains:
- a CDS encoding transglutaminase domain-containing protein, with protein sequence MEPRLLKIAVGLFCFLMTGWLLSRSSAFTEQASEDLGSMAAIAAREGPVWSGIYYVDKKSGARVKVGYAKSETTKTERGYIIDGESRLTLKAQGQTAQMRVLSKILTDLDNRLLSIDFSMLSDAVKFELFGSVDGKKLNMRIRTAAGEQEQSIDIQGDTVLPETILTHAVRKGLAVGDVVKVPFFDPTTFSYADAELRVAEITTLPEAGDAKVYHLRATFMGIEADAWVDAEGRTLREEAGGLLTKIETQEQALTAGWSGGAKVESDLVEVAAVRTQTPVERPRDATKLVLKIGGIDPAKYGFADHRQTLDGDVVTIATEDIQPSTYRMPMRDAAFEPELNATPMIQVFDPGIKEKAREIVGEVRDPLQAARLIHTWVYKTIEKKPLISIPSARDVLDIKRGDCNEHATLYTALARAVGIPTRIEVGLVWNNNGFYYHAWNAVYTGQWISIDPTFGQFPADASHLKVLSGDLDAQVPIVQMVGQITLDVLEEK
- a CDS encoding ABC transporter ATP-binding protein, translating into MIRARGLAKAYDRLVAVDHIDLDVAPGEVYGFLGPNGAGKTTTIRMLVGMMKPTSGTVEIDGIDIAKNHIEAKSRIGFVPDRPYIYEKLTAMEFLHFVGGLFRMETSDIVRRGQELLELFTIDHVANELVSGFSHGMRQRLIMASAFLHRPKLIVVDEPMVGLDPRGMKLVKNLFREQARTGTTIFMSTHTLDIVEEVCDRVAIIHNGRIIATGTMEELRSEAGHSDRLEEIFLRLTDTEDMPDVAGVVNG